AAGAGTGGTTCCTGCATGAGGCCGAAAAGGCGGGGTCCGGCTGGCTTGGGTCATCGATACGCATGTCCATGCCGACCACCTCTCGGGAAGACTCAGGCTGGCCGAGAAGACAGGGGCCTTCTACGGCCTCACGAAAGCGCGCAGAGGCATGTGCGATATTCTTTCCGCCCCCTGAAGGATAATGAAATTCTTCAGACGGGGAATGTTCTGACCCGTATCCTCCACACCCCTGGCCATACCTCCGACAGCCTTCACAAAAGACTTCTGGCTCTTCCCGACGACGTTGCGATCTATCCGGGCCACACCTCGGGAAGCTTCTCTGCTGCCGGGATCTCCGGAAAACCCTCCTCGACGATCGGGTTCGACAAGCGATTCAACCCCTTTCTGACCCTCGGAGACCGGAAGGAATTCATCGCCAGACTGAAGGCCGACATTCCCGACAAACCCGCCGGATTCGAGAGGATTGTCGCGATCAATCTTGGACATCAACCGGCATCCGGTTCCCTTTGAGGAGGACACATCCTCGTATGGATACTGCTCGCTTCATTCTTGTCGCCGAAATGTTTTCGGCCCTGTCGCATCCCAAGCGCCTCGAGATCATCAGTCACATCGGGTGGGGGGAGCGGGGCTCGGGCGAGTTGGCCGAACTGACCAGGCCCTCGAAGGCCAACGTCTCCCAGCACCTCAATGTGCTCAAGGCCCGTGCCTTGGTTTATTGCGAAAAGGTCGGGACCTCCTGCCGGTATCGGGTGACCAGCCCCAAAGTGCTCGAGGTCTGCGACCTCATTCGTCAGATCGTCCTCGACCAGATGGAGACCGACTCCGAAAGACGAAAGAGCCTGACGGAGATCCTGCCCTTCTCCCGGGAGCGGAAAGGGGGAGCGTGACTCCGCAATCCGCGCCTCCCTACCGCCGGGGAATCCGGATCAACCGGGGCCAGTTCCTCCACCACATTCTCCAGGTCTTTTTCGTGGGCCTCGTCATCGGAATGGAACGAACCGTCCTTCCCTCGATGTCGGGGGATTTTGGCGTGGCAAAGGGCTCCTTTCTGTTCCTTCTCTCCTTCGTGCTTTCTTTCGGCCTGGTCAAGGGAATGCTGAACTTTGTCGCCGGAAGCTTGGCCGACCGGTTCGGGCGAAAGCGCGTCCTGGTGGCGGGATGGCTCGCCGGACTTCCCATCCCCTTCCTCGTTCTCGAGGCCCGCAACTGGTGGTGGATCGTGGCGGCCAATGTCTTCCTGGGAGTCAACCAGGGGTTCGCCTGGTCCATGACCATAATGAGCAATCTGGACATCACCCGGCCCCAGGAGCGGGGACTGGCGACCGGCGCGAACGAAAGCGCCGGATACCTCGCCATGGGCGTAGCGGGAGTCGCAACCGGCTACCTGTCCGTCAGGTTCGGCCCCCGGTTGGCCCTTTTCGGCTTTGGCCTAGCCGTCGTCCTGGCCGCTCTGGCTATGGCCGTTCTCTTCGTCCGGGAGACGCTTCCCTGGGCTCGGGCGGAGTACGACGAACACAAAGAGGGGAGCTTTTCCGGCCCCCGGCCGCGATTCCCTCGGGGCGTTCCGGACCACCCCGGGGCCAAAGAAATCTTTCTCCTGTGCTCCTTCCGCCATCCCACCTTCCGGGCCCTATCCCAGGCGGGAGTTGCCAACAAGATTGCGGACACCTTGGTCTGGGGACTTTTTCCCGTCTTTTTCTGGAGTCGGGGACTGTCCCTCACCGAAATCGGATGGCTGACCGGCCTCTATGCCATGGCATGGGGGGTCGCCCAGACGGCGACGGGGCATCTCTCCGACATCGTTGGGAGAAAGAAGCCCATCGTGGGAGGGCTCTGGTGCCTGGGCGGTGGGATCGTCGGCGTCGTCTTGTCCCAAAACCTGTTTCTCTGGGGATTCTTCGCCTGCGTCATGGGGATCGGAATGGCCCTTCTCTACCCCACTCTCGGGGCCGCGGTCGCGGACATTTCCCCTCCCGCCTGGCGCGGACGGGCCGTGGGCACCTACCGCTACTGGCGCGACTCGGGATACGCAGTCGGGGCCGTCCTTCTGGGCCTTCTCGCCCAATGGAAACAGGATACGGAGATCGCCTTCTGGACGACTGCGGTCCTCCTTGGCCTGTCGGGGCTCTGGGTGGCGACCGGTTCGGAGGAGACCCATCCCGGACTGAATCCGGCCGACGAATCGGGATCAGATGGATGAACAAACAGCCCCTGACAACAGGAAAGAAAAAATTTCTTATCCGGACGATCGCATTTTGTGGAGCCTTTCTTGCCAGTCTCGCGGGAACGGCCCCCTGGCGGGCACCGGAGGACCGACTGGTGCCCCAGCCTCCGAAGCGTGACGGCCTCGGCATCCCCCGCGAAAGGAGGAGCAGGACCAGAGAAGTCCCTCTCCCTCAACGGACCGGACACCCTCGCCGCCTACAAGCATTCCTGGAATCCCATGACGGCCGGTCCGGACCTCGTCTCTTACGCCGATACCCTCCCGGAGGGAGTCTTCAACGTCCGGTTCTTCTTCTACATCCGCTTCACCTAGCTGAACTTCCGAAACTCTAATATATAAGTTATTGCAGCAGAACGAGATAACATTTTTATTCTGCCTACATAACCCACTTGGGCGGATGAGCAAACAGCGGTAGTAGGTCGAGTTTTTGAAGCAATGCGTTGAGCTCTGTAGGGATCCGGGATAAAAGCCAGGTCACAGGCTTTCCCTTGCTAGAGAGTTGGACCAAGCGGATTGATTGCAAGCGGCGGAGCACTTTGGGAACTTCTTCGGTAAAACCCTTCGCTACCCACTGTAGTTCCGAGCCGGGCGCTAATCCAGAAGGCCAAGAAGCAGAGCCTTATATGGTTACGAACCCGGTCCGGTCGCCAGTGATAGACCGGACGAATTTCCATGTAGCCCTTGAGCTCGCAAAAGGCTGACTCAACCTCTGCAAGCCTCTTGTAGTGCGTGAGGACTTGCTGATCCGAAGCTTTTGTCGAGGGGAGGTTAGTCTCCAAAAGATACCAACCATCGATCGCCTCTTCTTCCTTAACCCGCTCCAAATCGAGCTTCCACCAGAACCGGCCTTTGGCGTCAACCCCGTACCGAAAGTATTTATGCGCTTGGATTCTCTGGAGCGCCCGGCCGACCCGGCTGCCAAGATTGACCGGATCCACTCCCTTCCGCATCGATCGTGCTATTTGGCGCAGCAGCTCTTCTCCTTGCTCGATCCGTCTCTGCCGCCGTTCCTTATCCCGTTGCGCTCGCCACTCCCCTCCGGCGATAACATAGCGAACTCCTTGGTATTCAATCTCCAGAACCCGAGTCCGATCCGTAAGCCAAAGCTGGCGATCTTCAGGAAGGCTTCCGATAATCTCCTGCAGCTTTGCTTGAGTTGCTCGTGTCACATACTGGAGTTCCAGACCCGTCAATATCTCCAGGTTCCACTGGCTCTTCATCCCCCCGTCGAAGACAAAGGTCGCTTCCTGGATCCCAAACCTTCGTCGCAGGGTAACCAAAAGCCCCGTCAGGGTCGTATTATCCGCCCGGTTCCCTCGAAGCACCTCCACGTGAATTGGAATGCCCCGACTATCCGTAGCGACGGCAAGAAGAACCTGCAGCCTATCCTGCCGATGATCCCTGCTGTAGCCATATTGGGCCAAGCCAGCTGGACCATCCCCTTCAAAATATACACTGGATAGATCATAGAGCACCAGGCTTGCTCCAGCCGGTTGAGATTCCTCGTAGAGCTTCTTCTCAATCCCGCTCCAAAGCCACCCGAGTCCATCCATCGCTTGGTAGAGATCTTCCTCCTCCAGGTCATCCTCCTCTAACCCACAAGCCTTGGCCAGGAGTGTCCCCCGGGCTTCCTCCCGCAGGGCAAGCTTGGATGAGGGAAAAAGAATCCGCCCGTAGATCATCGCCTTCAAAAGTTTCTGTTTCCGTTCCGATTTGACTCCGCCAAGAGCTTGATCCAAACCGAATCGTTGCCAAGCTTGCTCGAGGACTGCCAAGCCCCCGTAATCCAAAGCATCCGGGGCTTCCCACTCCTCCAGGGGAACAAGCTTCTTCCCCTGCAAGATTGCCCTGACCGCATCCCTGACTTCTTCAGGCATCCGAGTCAGATTAGCCAGGATCCTTGTCTTGACCTGTTTGCCCACTCGGTAGGACTCCCGGACAAGATAAGACCGATAGATCTTGCCGTTTTGGTAGGTACGCACCTCCTGCAAATACATGCCTACAGTATATAAAAATATGAGAAAATAATCAACAAAAATAATTCACATTTATTCACATATTACGTCCTACATTATTGACCCTAAGTCCTTTGTCTACCTAAATATCGATCAAAATCATAAGGAAGATCGGTTAACTTCGCCTTCTTCTGTTTGCTGAACCACGACCCAGTCTGGATAGTAGAAACCGATGGCACTACTTGGTTTAATATAGTCTACTCGAAATTGTGTATTCGATTCACCTTGCTCTGTTGTAGCCAAGGATGCAAAGCGTAGGACATCTGGGGCATCATCAAGGAATTCTGCAAAGTGCAGTTCAAAATCGTTGTATGTTGCAACATAATTAAATATTGTCTTCCGTGCAACAAGCGGCGGCAGGTTGCGTCGCCAAATGAAGGACTTCGTTTCTGAAAGTCTAAAGTTAGCGCGCTCGAACTCGAT
The DNA window shown above is from Methylacidiphilum caldifontis and carries:
- a CDS encoding ArsR/SmtB family transcription factor → MDTARFILVAEMFSALSHPKRLEIISHIGWGERGSGELAELTRPSKANVSQHLNVLKARALVYCEKVGTSCRYRVTSPKVLEVCDLIRQIVLDQMETDSERRKSLTEILPFSRERKGGA
- a CDS encoding MFS transporter gives rise to the protein MTPQSAPPYRRGIRINRGQFLHHILQVFFVGLVIGMERTVLPSMSGDFGVAKGSFLFLLSFVLSFGLVKGMLNFVAGSLADRFGRKRVLVAGWLAGLPIPFLVLEARNWWWIVAANVFLGVNQGFAWSMTIMSNLDITRPQERGLATGANESAGYLAMGVAGVATGYLSVRFGPRLALFGFGLAVVLAALAMAVLFVRETLPWARAEYDEHKEGSFSGPRPRFPRGVPDHPGAKEIFLLCSFRHPTFRALSQAGVANKIADTLVWGLFPVFFWSRGLSLTEIGWLTGLYAMAWGVAQTATGHLSDIVGRKKPIVGGLWCLGGGIVGVVLSQNLFLWGFFACVMGIGMALLYPTLGAAVADISPPAWRGRAVGTYRYWRDSGYAVGAVLLGLLAQWKQDTEIAFWTTAVLLGLSGLWVATGSEETHPGLNPADESGSDG